A part of Polyodon spathula isolate WHYD16114869_AA unplaced genomic scaffold, ASM1765450v1 scaffolds_624, whole genome shotgun sequence genomic DNA contains:
- the gja9a gene encoding gap junction protein alpha 9a — translation MGDWNFLGGILEEVHIHSTIVGKIWLTILFIFRMLVLGVAAEDVWNDEQAEFICNTAQPGCRNVCYDKAFPISLIRYWVLQVIFVSSPSLVYMGHALYRLRALEKERQKKKAQLRRELALDIDLVEVRKKLERELRQLEQRKLNKAPLRGSLLRTYVMHILTRSGVEVGFMVGQYFLYGFQLDPLFKCEREPCPEVVDCFVSRPTEKTVFMMFMQCIAALSLFLNILEVIHLGYKKLKNGILDYYPNLRDDLDDYYVSKSKKNSAIQQVCIGMPTGRKATIPTAPSGYTLLMEKQGDAPIYPILNPSSAFMPIQGDPNGNTKSCPESHKENSNQSAGEQNSSSNNTAQSKSPEANSLPKQGEQDDHSHGTACHSGGERLSEGPGESGSSLYPTLQGELSSCPTMQVSSSRKPRRVSAPWNCTTLVESNGSNGDGAVSSSHKGRCSFSATKARPASKSDLKGLSRPDTPDSIGESSSESKQSHNCDSPQALSPTRRMSLASNASSRRAPTDLQI, via the coding sequence ATGGGTGATTGGAACTTCCTGGGAGGGATTTTGGAGGAGGTGCACATCCACTCCACCATCGTCGGGAAGATCTGGCTGACGATCCTCTTCATCTTCCGCATGCTGGTCCTCGGGGTGGCAGCTGAAGATGTGTGGAACGACGAGCAGGCTGAGTTTATCTGCAACACGGCGCAGCCTGGGTGCAGGAATGTCTGCTACGACAAGGCTTTCCCCATCTCGCTCATACGCTACTGGGTTCTGCAGGTCATCTTTGTCTCCTCACCCTCGCTGGTGTACATGGGCCATGCCTTGTACAGACTGAGGGCCCTGGAGaaggaaagacaaaaaaagaaggCACAACTTCGAAGAGAGCTGGCTTTGGACATAGACCTGGTCGAAGTGCGAAAGAAATTGGAGCGAGAACTTAGACAACTGGAGCAAAGGAAGCTGAACAAAGCCCCGCTCAGAGGATCTCTACTCCGCACGTACGTGATGCACATCCTTACGAGGTCTGGGGTCGAAGTTGGATTCATGGTCGGGCAATATTTCCTCTATGGCTTCCAGCTTGACCCACTCTTTAAATGTGAGAGGGAACCGTGTCCAGAAGTAGTCGACTGCTTTGTGTCACGGCCGACTGAGAAGACGGTGTTCATGATGTTTATGCAGTGCATAGCAGCGCTTTCGCTGTTCCTCAACATTCTTGAAGTCATCCACTTAGGATACAAGAAGCTAAAAAATGGAATTCTGGACTATTATCCAAACCTTAGAGATGATTTGGATGATTATTATGTGAGCAAATCTAAGAAGAACTCTGCGATACAACAGGTTTGCATTGGGATGCCTACGGGACGCAAAGCCACCATTCCCACGGCACCCAGTGGGTACACCCTACTAATGGAGAAGCAAGGAGATGCCCCAATTTACCCCATCCTGAACCCGTCTTCTGCTTTCATGCCCATTCAGGGTGATCCAAATGGGAACACAAAGAGCTGTCCAGAAAGCCACAAGGAGAACTCAAATCAGAGCGCTGGGGAACAGAACAGCAGCTCAAACAATACAGCGCAAAGCAAGTCCCCTGAGGCCAACAGCCTGCCAAAGCAGGGGGAACAAGATGATCATTCCCACGGCACAGCGTGCCATTCCGGTGGGGAGCGTCTTTCTGAAGGTCCTGGGGAATCCGGATCCTCCTTGTACCCGACGCTCCAGGGGGAGCTGTCATCCTGCCCGACCATGCAGGTCAGTTCCAGCCGGAAGCCGCGACGGGTCAGTGCTCCGTGGAACTGCACAACGCTGGTGGAAAGCAATGGATCCAACGGTGACGGGGCTGTCAGCAGCAGCCACAAGGGAAGATGCAGCTTCAGTGCCACTAAGGCTAGGCCGGCGTCTAAGTCTGACCTCAAAGGACTCAGCCGGCCAGATACCCCGGACTCAATTGGGGAATCAAGCTCAGAGTCGAAGCAGAGCCATAACTGTGACAGCCCACAGGCCCTCTCCCCCACTCGGCGAATGTCATTGGCAAGTAACGCCAGCAGCAGGCGCGCCCCCACCGATCTTCAGATCTAA